In the genome of Dethiobacter alkaliphilus AHT 1, the window TTTATCCAAATTCACTCCGGTGCCGGCGGCGGCCATGTATGGGTGCAGCTTTGGAGTCAGTAGCTTGACAACTTTTCTTAAAGAGGGTAACCTTGGGGAAAAACGGTAAAGGAGCAATAAACTTATGGATACGGCAAAGCTCTTTGTTCACAAACTTCCCCATGCAGCAGACCTGCCGCTGCCCCGGTATATGTCCGACGATGCGGCAGGTATGGATATCCTGGCCGCCCTTGATGAGCCTGTAGTGCTCTTGCCGGGCAACCGCACACTGATTCCCACCGGGTTGCAGATGGCGGTTCCCCGCGGCTGTGAAGTGCAGATACGCCCCCGCAGCGGCCTGGCCCTGAAACAGGGCATTGCTGTTTTAAACAGCCCGGGCACCGTGGATGCCGACTACCGTGGAGAGGTGAAAGTGATTATAGCCAATCTGGGCCGCGAACCGTTTGTTATTACCCGGGGAGACCGAATCGCCCAGATGGTTTTGGCAAAACTCACCCGGGCGGATTTGGCCGAATGCGAAAAACT includes:
- the dut gene encoding dUTP diphosphatase, which encodes MDTAKLFVHKLPHAADLPLPRYMSDDAAGMDILAALDEPVVLLPGNRTLIPTGLQMAVPRGCEVQIRPRSGLALKQGIAVLNSPGTVDADYRGEVKVIIANLGREPFVITRGDRIAQMVLAKLTRADLAECEKLPDTARGKGGFGHTGV